In the genome of Streptomyces violaceoruber, the window TGCCGGCGAAGGTCTCGAAGGACTCGTAGATCTCGTCCATCGAGGCGTAGTTGGCGTGGTGGTCCAGCTCGACGTTGAGGACGATGGCGACCTCGGGGGCGTACTTGTGGAAGCTGCGGTCGCTTTCGTCCGCCTCGGCGACGAAGATCTCGCCTTCGCCGTGCAGGGCGTTGGAGCCGGGGGCGTCCAGGTCGCCGCCGATCGCGTACGACGGGCCCAGGTCCAGCTCGGACAGGGAGACCGCCAGCATCGAGGTGGTGGTGGTCTTGCCGTGGGTGCCGGCGACCGCGATGGGGCGCAGGCCGTTCATCAGGGCGGCGAGGGCGTCGGAGCGGTGCACGACCGGGATGCCCAGCTCGGCGGCGCGGACCAGCTCCGGATTGTCCTCGCGGATGGCCGAGGACACGACCACGCAGCTCGCGTCGGCGGCGAGGTGCTCCGCCGCGTGCCCGATGTGCACGGTGGCGCCCAGGGCGCGCAGCGCGTCGGCGGTCGCGGACTCCTTGGCGTCGCTGCCCGCCACCTCGGCGCCGCGCTGGGCGAGGATCTTGGCGATGCCCGACATTCCGGCGCCGCCGATGCCGATGAAGTGCGGTCGGTCCATGGCGGTGGGAAGGCCGGGTGCCATGCGCTGTTCTCCCAGGGTGGTCCGTTGGTGATCCGTTGAGGCCGCGCCCCCTCGGCGGGGGCGCGGCACCAGCCTATGCCTTGCTGTGGGAGAAGAGTTTCAGGACCGGCACGCCGACCTTGTGCCGGGCCCGGGAGGCCCAGTCCCGGTGGAAGAACTCCTCCACGTAGTGGGGGTCGGTCAGGACGATCACCTCGTCCGCGCCGGTCTCCATGACCACGGACTTCAGCTCGTCCAGCGGGTGGTCCTCGATCAGTCTCCCGTCGGCCTGCGCACCGGAGGCGCGCAGGGCGGTCAGGGACACCTCCAGGGCCCGTTCCCCGACGCTCTGCGCCTCCCGCCCCTCCGGGGTCTCCCCCTCGCGTACGGCGTCGTCCAGCTCGCCGAGCGCGACGTCGTCGATGGCGCGCAGCAGGCGGTCCGCCTGATCGCCGCGCGGCTGGAGCAGCACGTGGAAGCCGACCTGCTCGTCCCCGTGCAAGGTGGTGACGAACTCCACGTCGGCGGACGTAAGGGCCTTCTCGATCATCAAAACGCTTGTGAACACCAGGCGCCCCTTCTCCTTCGAGGGCCCGTGGGCCCACCCTCCGTAGGCCGTACCAGACCCTGCGGAAACCATCCTGCCCCGTGATCGCACGGGTACTGCCGGAATCAGTGTGCCCGGCGCGGGCTAAACGGAACGGGAGATTCCGCTGATTCCCGGATGTGCGGTAACGACCGAACCTCTGTCCGGCCGTCGGCCCCCGCCCGGGCCGGGAGGTGTCTAGTCGCGCCGGTACCGGCTGAAGAGGAAACCTTCCTCCTCCAGGAGGGACGCCAGTGCGAATCGCCGCGGCACCCCGACGGCCGGTCCGCCCGCGATCCGCTGCGCGTCCCCCGCGGTCAGCATCGGGGAGACGGTCAGGCACAGCTCGTCGAGCACACCGGCCGCGACGAACTGCCCCAGCAGCCGCGGGCCGCCCTCGGTCAGCAGCCGGGTGTGCCCCAGCGCCCCGAGCGCCCCGAGCGCACGGGCCGGGTCCACCCCGACGCCGTCTCCCGCGATCACCACCCGGGCCCCGGCCCGCTCCGCGGCGGCGATCCGGTCGGGAGCCGCGGCGGCGCCGGTCAGGACCAGCGTGGGCACGGCCGGGGAGGTGAACAGCGGCAGGGAGAAGTCCAGCTCCAGGCTCGCGCTGACCACCGCGATCACCGGCACGGGCGCCTGCCCGGCCGCCCGCCGCGCCTCGGCGAAATCCGCCCGCGCGCGCCCCGGGCGGTACCCCTCCTGCCGTACGGTCTCGGCGCCGGCGATCACCACGTCCGCCAGCGCCCGCAGGGTGCCGAAGACCCGCATGTCGGCCGCGCTGGAGATGGGCTGGGAGCGGCCGTCGTGCTGGGCGGCGCCGTCGAGGGTGGA includes:
- a CDS encoding pyrimidine reductase family protein; this encodes MRRLFPVSPATDPTAGPGGGPETDREWSLAELAAAYAYPEPDGHRRTWLRANMVSTLDGAAQHDGRSQPISSAADMRVFGTLRALADVVIAGAETVRQEGYRPGRARADFAEARRAAGQAPVPVIAVVSASLELDFSLPLFTSPAVPTLVLTGAAAAPDRIAAAERAGARVVIAGDGVGVDPARALGALGALGHTRLLTEGGPRLLGQFVAAGVLDELCLTVSPMLTAGDAQRIAGGPAVGVPRRFALASLLEEEGFLFSRYRRD